In Luteitalea sp. TBR-22, one genomic interval encodes:
- the tsf gene encoding translation elongation factor Ts, whose product MAITAEMVKNLRERTGAGMMECKTALTESNGDVEAAIEYLRKRGLAQAAKRAGRVASEGVVGIRLNDDRTLGVLAEVNCETDFVARNDGFKALVEEITNTVFTSDQPHAALVAADGPIGQRITAEIAKVGENMAVPRTAKLSADYVGSYSHMGGKIGVLVQIDGAKGEATQHEAFKAFVNELAMHIAAAAPAYTTRAEVPAADVEKEKEIYRAQMAESGKPANVIEKIIEGKLGAFYEQVCLVDQPTIRDPKVKVSQAVEAVSKAIGAPVAIKGFARFKVGEASQA is encoded by the coding sequence ATGGCAATCACCGCTGAGATGGTCAAGAACCTGCGCGAGCGTACCGGCGCGGGCATGATGGAGTGCAAGACGGCGCTCACCGAGAGCAACGGCGACGTCGAGGCCGCGATCGAGTACCTCCGCAAGCGCGGACTCGCGCAGGCCGCCAAGCGCGCCGGCCGCGTCGCGTCGGAGGGCGTGGTCGGCATCCGCCTCAACGACGACCGCACGCTCGGCGTCCTCGCCGAGGTGAACTGCGAGACCGACTTCGTGGCCCGCAACGACGGCTTCAAGGCCCTCGTCGAGGAGATCACGAACACGGTGTTCACGAGCGACCAGCCGCATGCCGCGCTGGTGGCCGCCGACGGCCCGATCGGGCAGCGCATCACGGCCGAGATCGCCAAGGTCGGCGAGAACATGGCCGTGCCGCGCACCGCGAAGCTGAGCGCCGACTACGTGGGCAGCTACAGCCACATGGGCGGCAAGATCGGCGTGCTGGTGCAGATCGACGGCGCGAAGGGCGAGGCGACGCAGCACGAAGCCTTCAAGGCGTTCGTGAACGAGCTCGCGATGCACATCGCCGCCGCCGCCCCGGCCTACACGACGCGCGCCGAGGTGCCGGCGGCCGACGTGGAGAAGGAGAAGGAGATCTACCGCGCGCAGATGGCCGAGTCCGGCAAGCCGGCCAACGTGATCGAGAAGATCATCGAGGGCAAGCTCGGCGCGTTCTACGAGCAGGTGTGCCTGGTGGACCAGCCCACGATCCGCGACCCGAAGGTGAAGGTGTCGCAGGCCGTCGAGGCCGTCTCGAAGGCCATCGGCGCGCCGGTGGCCATCAAGGGCTTCGCGCGCTTCAAGGTCGGCGAGGCGAGCCAGGCGTAA
- the pyrH gene encoding UMP kinase, with protein sequence MSSRPAYSRVLLKLSGEALMGDQGYGVDPAVVTRIAEDVAEIRAIGVQVAIVIGGGNIFRGMAGSARGMDRATADYMGMLATVMNGLALQDGLEHHGVPTRVLTAIEMRAVAEPFIRRRAIRHLEKGRVVVFAAGTGNPYFTTDTAAALRAMEVKADVIMKATKVDGIYTADPKKDPTATRYDRITYLQVLEQGLQVMDATAISLCMDNKMPIVVLDLNARGSMRRAIMGEPVGSLVTA encoded by the coding sequence ATGTCGTCACGTCCCGCGTACTCCCGCGTCCTTCTCAAGCTGTCCGGCGAAGCACTCATGGGTGACCAGGGCTATGGTGTCGACCCCGCCGTGGTCACTCGCATCGCCGAGGACGTGGCCGAGATCCGCGCCATCGGCGTCCAGGTCGCGATCGTCATCGGTGGCGGCAACATCTTCCGCGGCATGGCCGGCAGCGCCCGCGGCATGGATCGCGCGACCGCCGACTACATGGGCATGCTCGCGACGGTGATGAACGGCCTCGCGCTGCAGGACGGCCTCGAGCACCACGGCGTGCCGACGCGGGTGCTGACCGCCATCGAGATGCGCGCGGTGGCCGAGCCCTTCATCCGACGCCGTGCCATCCGCCACCTCGAGAAGGGTCGCGTGGTGGTGTTTGCCGCCGGCACCGGCAACCCGTACTTCACGACCGACACGGCTGCCGCGCTGCGCGCGATGGAGGTCAAGGCCGACGTCATCATGAAGGCGACCAAGGTCGACGGCATCTACACCGCCGACCCCAAGAAGGACCCCACTGCCACCCGGTACGATCGCATCACCTACCTGCAGGTCCTCGAGCAGGGGCTGCAGGTGATGGACGCGACGGCGATCTCCCTCTGCATGGACAACAAGATGCCCATCGTGGTGCTCGACCTGAACGCACGCGGCAGCATGCGCCGCGCGATCATGGGCGAGCCGGTGGGCTCGCTGGTCACGGCCTGA
- the frr gene encoding ribosome recycling factor has translation MDVSDLKSLYDESRKRMGAVVDHLKREMTGVRTGRASTALLDNVHVEAYGTSMPLNQVAQLSVPESTLIVAQPFDQSLMGAIEKAIRAANLGLNPANDGKVVRIPLPALTEERRKELTKVIHKLAEEARNGVRQVRRDANDRLKKLLKDSAISEDDERRGLDEVQKMTDQHVHLIDDLQKKKDQELLTV, from the coding sequence ATGGACGTCTCGGATCTGAAGTCGCTGTACGACGAGTCGCGCAAGCGCATGGGCGCGGTGGTCGATCACCTCAAGCGCGAGATGACGGGCGTGCGCACCGGTCGCGCCTCGACGGCGCTGCTCGACAACGTGCACGTCGAAGCCTACGGCACCTCGATGCCGCTCAACCAGGTGGCGCAGCTGTCGGTGCCAGAGTCGACGCTGATCGTCGCGCAGCCCTTCGATCAGAGCCTGATGGGCGCGATCGAGAAGGCGATCCGCGCCGCCAACCTCGGGCTCAACCCCGCCAACGACGGCAAGGTCGTGCGCATCCCCCTCCCCGCCCTGACCGAGGAGCGCCGCAAGGAACTCACCAAGGTGATCCACAAGCTGGCCGAGGAAGCCCGCAATGGGGTGCGCCAGGTGCGTCGCGACGCCAACGACCGCCTGAAGAAGCTGCTCAAGGACTCGGCCATCTCCGAGGACGACGAGCGCCGCGGGCTCGACGAGGTGCAGAAGATGACCGACCAGCACGTGCACCTGATCGACGACCTGCAGAAGAAGAAGGACCAGGAACTCCTCACGGTGTGA
- a CDS encoding asparaginase, which yields MTRPTVAILFTGGTISMRIDARSGSAVPAMRGDDILAHVPQLADVADIELEDVSQLPGPHVTPEHMWRLARRVAAWLERPDIDGVVVTHGTDTLEETAYFLDIALRTDKPVVLVGAIRTMSEPSWDGPANLVHAVQVAGAADSRGRGVMVAMNEQILSAREVEKVHTEAAASFQSREFGPVGVVDAGVVRYLRDTPRERAWSDPEADGLLRVRRLEPDVDLIKVAAGADGRFVRCSLASGAKGLVIEALGRGNVPPAMLDDLAAAVRAGLPVVLTSRCGAGSVRERYGYEGGGRGLRDLGLIFAGRLSGVKARIKLMLALGHTHDHEALRAIFDDPMA from the coding sequence GTGACCCGCCCCACCGTCGCCATCCTCTTCACCGGCGGCACGATCTCGATGCGCATCGACGCGCGATCGGGATCGGCCGTCCCGGCCATGCGCGGCGACGACATCCTCGCGCACGTCCCGCAGCTGGCCGACGTCGCCGACATCGAGCTCGAGGACGTCTCGCAGCTCCCCGGCCCGCACGTCACTCCCGAACACATGTGGCGACTGGCCCGCCGCGTCGCCGCCTGGCTCGAACGTCCCGACATCGACGGCGTCGTCGTCACGCACGGTACCGACACGCTCGAGGAGACCGCGTACTTCCTCGACATCGCGTTGCGCACCGACAAGCCGGTGGTGCTGGTCGGGGCGATTCGCACGATGTCCGAGCCGAGCTGGGACGGGCCGGCCAACCTCGTGCACGCCGTCCAGGTCGCCGGCGCCGCCGACTCGCGTGGGCGCGGCGTGATGGTGGCCATGAACGAGCAGATCCTGTCGGCTCGGGAGGTCGAGAAGGTGCACACCGAGGCCGCGGCGTCGTTCCAGTCCCGCGAGTTCGGCCCGGTGGGCGTCGTCGATGCCGGCGTGGTGCGCTACCTGCGCGACACGCCACGTGAGCGGGCCTGGAGCGACCCGGAGGCCGATGGGCTGCTGCGGGTGCGACGACTCGAGCCCGACGTGGACCTCATCAAGGTCGCGGCGGGCGCCGACGGGCGCTTCGTGCGCTGCTCTTTGGCCAGTGGCGCCAAGGGCCTGGTGATCGAGGCGCTGGGACGCGGCAACGTGCCGCCCGCGATGCTCGACGACCTGGCCGCGGCGGTGCGGGCCGGCCTGCCGGTGGTGCTGACCTCGCGCTGCGGCGCCGGGAGCGTGCGCGAGCGCTACGGTTACGAGGGCGGTGGCCGCGGCCTGCGCGACCTGGGACTCATCTTCGCCGGCCGCCTCAGTGGCGTGAAGGCGCGCATCAAGCTGATGCTGGCGCTGGGCCACACGCACGATCACGAGGCGCTGCGCGCGATTTTCGATGACCCGATGGCGTGA
- a CDS encoding 6-phosphofructokinase, which produces MSKVRRIGVLTGGGDAPGLNAVIRAVVKSSYNHGIECLGLENSFDGLLETNRHTVLTPRNVTGILRLGGTILGTVNRGNPFLKPIETSDGPRDYAERCMEMFHKLKIDGVVVIGGDGTLSIAHEFNKKGMPIIGVPKTIDNDIVGTTNCFGFDTAVTFATDAIDRLHTTAQAHQRVMVVEVMGRYAGWIALYSGVAGGADVIMIPEIPYDIETVARRIKERDSFGAKFSIVVVAEGAVPKGGKVSLVKAADGGYVERLGGVGHRIAAELEKLTGKETRTVVLGHLQRGGSPTSFDRMLATRFGAMAVELLMKGESDRMVAFHPPEIGSVPLADVGGKMRLVPADGDVVRTAKSLGISFGDE; this is translated from the coding sequence ATGAGCAAGGTCCGTCGGATTGGTGTACTCACCGGTGGCGGGGATGCCCCCGGCCTGAACGCGGTCATCCGCGCCGTGGTCAAGTCGTCGTACAACCACGGCATCGAGTGCCTCGGCCTCGAGAACAGCTTCGATGGGCTGCTCGAGACCAACCGCCACACCGTGCTCACGCCGCGCAACGTGACGGGCATCCTGCGCCTCGGCGGCACGATCCTCGGCACGGTCAACCGCGGCAACCCGTTCCTCAAGCCGATCGAGACCTCCGACGGCCCGCGCGACTACGCGGAGCGCTGCATGGAGATGTTCCACAAGCTGAAGATCGACGGCGTGGTCGTCATCGGCGGCGATGGGACGCTCTCCATCGCGCACGAGTTCAACAAGAAGGGGATGCCGATCATCGGCGTGCCCAAGACGATCGACAACGACATCGTCGGCACGACCAACTGCTTCGGCTTCGACACGGCGGTCACCTTCGCCACCGACGCCATCGATCGCCTCCACACGACCGCGCAGGCGCACCAGCGCGTCATGGTCGTCGAGGTGATGGGCCGGTACGCCGGCTGGATCGCGCTCTACTCGGGCGTGGCCGGCGGTGCCGACGTGATCATGATCCCGGAGATTCCGTACGACATCGAGACCGTCGCGCGGCGAATCAAGGAGCGTGATTCCTTCGGCGCCAAGTTCAGCATCGTGGTGGTCGCCGAGGGCGCCGTGCCCAAGGGCGGCAAGGTGTCGCTCGTCAAGGCGGCCGACGGCGGCTACGTGGAGCGGCTCGGTGGCGTCGGGCACCGCATCGCGGCGGAACTCGAGAAGCTCACCGGCAAGGAGACGCGCACGGTGGTGCTCGGGCACCTGCAGCGCGGCGGGTCGCCCACCAGCTTCGATCGCATGCTCGCCACGCGCTTCGGCGCGATGGCCGTCGAACTGCTGATGAAGGGCGAGAGCGACCGCATGGTCGCCTTCCACCCGCCCGAAATCGGGTCGGTGCCCCTGGCCGACGTCGGCGGCAAGATGCGCCTCGTCCCGGCCGACGGCGACGTCGTCCGCACCGCCAAGTCGCTCGGGATCAGCTTCGGGGACGAGTAG